The genome window CCGGACGAATCCGGTTCAGGCGAGCTCTCCAACGAAGTCTCAAGCGAGGCCACTGCCCCTGTCAGTGATGAATCTGCCCCCGACAGTACTGAACCCGGAACGGAATCCCCGGCGCCTGGTCGGGCGCCCAGTTCACGCCCGAAACTACAGCGTCATGTCCCCTCCCAGAAACGGGAACTGACCGACAGAGCGATTCTTGACCTGATCGATCCATTGTAATTGCCAAGGAGCTTGATATGACAAAGAAAATGAAGCAGGTAATGATGGCTGGCGTGGTTTCAGTCCTCTGCGCGACGGGAGCCCTGATTTGGACCGGGTGTGACACGGCCAGCGCCAATGAAGAACTTGTGATCACCCCCTCCTCGGTCGTTCTTTCCGCCGGCCAATCCCAGCTATTCACCGTCAGTGGCGGCTACCATTACACCTGGGCCCTTAATGGCTCAAGCTCCAGCACGGGCACAACCAGTTCTGCACAAGGGTCGCTTTCCTCCCTAACGGGCAGTGAAGTGCGCTATTTTGCACCATCTGGGGGCACCCTGAGTGGCTCGGTGACCCTCAATGTCACCTCCACCATAACAGGTAGCGGCTCATCATCTTCGAACTCTGCCGGTTATTCTGTGGCGGGTCACGCCACGATCACATTCCAGTGATCATACGTGGCCATGCCTAAGCCCATGCTGATCTCCAGCTTACAAAACCCTCGCGTCAAGGCCGTGGTCAGTTTGCGGCAGCGCTCTGACCGGGATGAACATGGGGAGATGATTATTGAGGGCTATCGCGAACTCAAGCGCGCCCTCGATAACAAACACCTTCCAAAAGCGCTCTTCATCTGTCCTGATTTCTTCATGGGCACCAATGAACCGGCGCTGATCGAACAATGCCGTCAGGCGGGCGCGGAACTGTTTGAATGCACCAAGCCGGTGTTCGAGAAGATTTCCTATCGTGATCGCCCCGAAGGCCTGCTGGCCATTGCCCCGCAGGTCCGCTGGTCTCTCAACGATCTGGTGTTACCCGAAAATCCCCTGCTGGTCGTGGCGGAGGCCATTGAGAAACCCGGCAATCTGGGTACTATCCTGCGCTCAGCGGATGCGGCCGGTGTCCATGCCGTCATCATTTGTGACCGCTGCACCGATATCAATAACCCGAATGTGGTCCGGGCCAGTACCGGCACACTATTCACCATCCCCGTCGTGGAAGCCACCTCGGACGAAGTGCTCGCCTGGCTTCACAAAAATAGTATCCAGATTCTGGCCGCCACGCCTCACACGGAATTCGAGTATTACGCGGTGGATCTCAAAAAAGGCACGGCCCTGGTGGTGGGGACTGAACAATACGGTCTTACCGATAAATGGATGAACGCCGCCGACCTCAAGGTGAGAATTCCCATGCTCGGCCAGGCCGACTCTCTCAACGTCGCCGCCGCCACGACGATCCTGCTCTACGAAGCCGTGCGGCAGAGAAGAGTCAAATAGCAGGATTCAGACTCCAGAAAATCAGGCCACCCACTTCAGGCCTTGGCTCGCATAATTCAACATTAAATCAAAAACCCCGTCGCATTGATTCTTGAATAGCACCCGGTCATAACTCTCGGGGAGGTAGACATGCAATACCTGCTCATTGGGCAATCCCTGACTATTTTCCCTTCGCGGCCTTGCCCTCCTGCTTTGATTTGGCCAGTTCGACGAAATCCATCGTTGGCAGCAGAAATTGACCATGAGCGGATTGTGCCGTTATTTGCGCCACCTGGGCACGGAGCAGTCCGTACAGGATGGCGGCGCCATTAACGCGGAGGGTATGTTCCGCTTGATCAGCTAAACATGGTACCTTAAAGGAGAAAAAAGCACGCC of bacterium contains these proteins:
- a CDS encoding RNA methyltransferase; translated protein: MPKPMLISSLQNPRVKAVVSLRQRSDRDEHGEMIIEGYRELKRALDNKHLPKALFICPDFFMGTNEPALIEQCRQAGAELFECTKPVFEKISYRDRPEGLLAIAPQVRWSLNDLVLPENPLLVVAEAIEKPGNLGTILRSADAAGVHAVIICDRCTDINNPNVVRASTGTLFTIPVVEATSDEVLAWLHKNSIQILAATPHTEFEYYAVDLKKGTALVVGTEQYGLTDKWMNAADLKVRIPMLGQADSLNVAAATTILLYEAVRQRRVK